From Acidobacteriota bacterium, a single genomic window includes:
- a CDS encoding integrase arm-type DNA-binding domain-containing protein: MTLTKRTPKRKPRGRHPLNALTPALVRNVNQAGRYCDGHGLYLDVRPTGSRGWIQRITIRGRRTELGLGGFPLVSLKEAREKAFANRKLAREGGDPRAEKRRAESMPTFADAARTVWKQLRPGWRSPLHAQLWLGSLERHVLPHIGKMPIAEVTSADLIGILAPIWHEKASTARKLRQRIRAVLEWAVAMDLRPDNPCDRIGPVLGSQGNAVRHMRALPHGEVASALRTVRASKARPLLKLMFEFLVLTATRSGEVRGAAWKEIDQEEGVWTIPAARTKGNREHRVPLAQRALEILEEAQALGGGRPLVFPRVGGKPIGNTAMSELLRGLKIAAVPHGFRSSFRDWVAEETDHPREVAEAALAHKVRNPIEAAYRRTDLFERRRRLMDDWASYLAGESR; encoded by the coding sequence ATGACACTTACAAAACGAACTCCGAAACGCAAGCCGCGCGGCCGGCATCCCCTCAACGCCCTGACGCCGGCCCTTGTCCGAAACGTGAACCAGGCCGGACGCTATTGCGACGGCCACGGACTCTATCTCGACGTCCGGCCCACGGGCAGCCGTGGCTGGATTCAGCGCATCACCATCCGGGGCCGCCGAACCGAACTCGGGCTCGGCGGATTCCCCCTCGTCTCGCTCAAGGAAGCCCGTGAGAAGGCCTTCGCGAACCGGAAGCTGGCCCGAGAGGGGGGCGACCCCCGGGCCGAGAAGCGGCGGGCCGAGTCGATGCCCACTTTCGCCGACGCCGCCCGGACGGTCTGGAAGCAGTTGCGGCCGGGCTGGCGCTCCCCCCTGCATGCGCAGCTCTGGCTGGGAAGCCTGGAGCGCCACGTCCTGCCTCATATCGGGAAGATGCCGATTGCGGAGGTGACGAGCGCCGACCTGATCGGCATCCTCGCTCCGATCTGGCACGAGAAGGCCTCCACCGCCCGCAAGCTGCGCCAGCGCATCCGCGCGGTCCTGGAGTGGGCCGTGGCGATGGATCTTCGGCCCGACAACCCCTGTGACCGGATCGGTCCGGTGCTCGGCTCGCAGGGAAACGCCGTGCGTCACATGCGGGCATTGCCTCACGGTGAAGTAGCGTCCGCACTCCGGACGGTGCGGGCGTCGAAGGCGCGGCCGTTGTTGAAGCTGATGTTCGAGTTCCTGGTCCTGACGGCGACACGCTCCGGCGAGGTCCGTGGGGCCGCGTGGAAGGAGATCGACCAGGAGGAAGGAGTGTGGACCATCCCGGCCGCACGGACGAAGGGGAATCGGGAGCATCGGGTCCCCTTGGCCCAACGAGCGTTGGAGATCCTGGAGGAGGCGCAGGCGCTCGGTGGCGGCCGCCCGCTCGTTTTTCCGAGGGTGGGTGGAAAGCCCATCGGGAATACGGCCATGTCGGAACTGCTGCGGGGGTTGAAGATCGCGGCGGTGCCGCACGGGTTCCGGTCGAGCTTTCGCGACTGGGTGGCGGAGGAGACGGATCATCCGCGCGAGGTGGCGGAGGCGGCGTTGGCGCACAAGGTCCGCAACCCGATCGAGGCGGCCTACCGGCGCACGGACCTGTTCGAGCGCCGGCGTCGCCTCATGGACGACTGGGCGAGCTATCTGGCCGGCGAGAGTCGGTAA
- a CDS encoding DUF499 domain-containing protein yields MEPWYRVATLRWEVREGRSFSPDQFAIALEQVVAGTAPPDYSDPAQFFARTCFTRALREHVGMALRRLSGKTENTAPVLTLITQFGGGKTHTLTSLYHLASTGEAASEFQGVGSLLEGEGLAAVPSARVGVFVGNAWDPAEGRETPWIDLARQVAGEPGVAALGTATRTTPPGTATLGKVFAAAEAPVLLLFDEVLNFVNRHRSMADSFHAFIQNLTVAVTGTTRAAAVISLPRSQVEMTDWDQQWQEKIQKVVGRVARDLIANDEAEISEVVRRRLFEDLGGARLRRRVANTYANWCFERTARLPREWLAVDTATTEAKAREFLRTRFEACYPFHPATLSVFQRKWRALPQFQQTRGALAMLAQWVSWAAREHFRKARTEPLITLGSAPVHVPEFRAVVLGQLGEPRLDAAIEADLAGQQAHARALDADARGALRDIHRRTGTAILFESSGGQVDKVAHLPELRFALGEPEIDTTTVDNAAAALEAAGFFVRSVGTDGYRIHHQATLRKVVSDRRASLDEETEVKPAIRKLVEAEFARGATLPLVPFPATTMDIPDTPRLSLVVCDPETEWTVGGIAAERIAKWTRKRGTDRLHPASLVWCVRKPGRQLLDKVELWLAWQRVADEVAQGVLGADFDRTDRAGVSARVRDSEGAARDEVWASYRFVVLSDNNAETGLKVIDLGAGHSSGSQTLCGRITSAMKAEALLNESVGAGYIDRHWPPAFADSGAWPLRSLRQSFLDGSLTRLSDPEKVLRRQIAALVAAGEFGLASSARPDGGYGRFWYAEPIRQEEVAFDPEVFLLTKRKSDALRTPPEPEPSSPEPPTSSQAGAEPEPDPEPPTTGEESRAILQVLGTIPAEVWNRLGVRILPKLRALDDLRVGIELSATVNSKRVQSLESELIQALRDLDLGERVRIVTRDVRSLRSTSAGDSSG; encoded by the coding sequence ATGGAACCTTGGTACAGAGTGGCGACGTTGCGCTGGGAGGTACGGGAAGGCCGCTCCTTCAGTCCGGACCAATTCGCCATCGCGCTCGAACAGGTGGTCGCCGGAACCGCGCCACCCGACTACAGCGACCCGGCGCAGTTCTTCGCGCGCACATGCTTCACGCGGGCGCTGAGGGAGCACGTTGGCATGGCGCTGCGCCGACTCTCGGGCAAGACGGAGAACACGGCACCGGTCCTCACCCTCATCACTCAGTTCGGAGGCGGGAAGACTCACACCCTGACCTCCCTCTATCACCTCGCCAGCACGGGCGAGGCGGCCTCCGAGTTCCAAGGCGTGGGGAGTCTCCTCGAAGGGGAGGGGCTTGCAGCCGTGCCTTCGGCGCGGGTCGGCGTGTTCGTCGGCAACGCGTGGGACCCGGCCGAGGGCCGGGAGACGCCATGGATCGACTTGGCTCGCCAGGTGGCGGGCGAGCCCGGCGTCGCGGCGCTCGGGACCGCAACACGGACCACGCCCCCCGGGACCGCGACGCTGGGCAAGGTGTTCGCCGCCGCAGAAGCGCCCGTTCTGCTCCTGTTCGACGAGGTTCTCAACTTCGTGAACCGCCACCGCAGCATGGCCGATAGCTTTCACGCATTCATCCAGAACCTCACCGTCGCCGTCACCGGGACCACCCGCGCGGCCGCAGTCATCAGCCTGCCGCGCAGCCAAGTCGAAATGACCGACTGGGACCAGCAATGGCAGGAAAAGATCCAGAAGGTCGTCGGCCGGGTCGCTCGCGACCTCATCGCGAACGACGAGGCGGAGATCAGCGAGGTCGTCCGGCGGCGGCTCTTCGAGGATCTCGGCGGAGCTCGGCTCCGCAGGAGGGTGGCCAACACCTATGCAAACTGGTGTTTCGAGCGCACTGCGCGACTCCCGCGCGAATGGCTGGCCGTGGACACGGCGACGACCGAGGCGAAGGCCCGGGAGTTCCTGCGCACCCGGTTCGAGGCCTGCTATCCATTTCACCCGGCGACGCTCTCGGTGTTTCAGCGGAAATGGCGAGCGCTGCCGCAGTTTCAGCAGACTCGGGGCGCGCTCGCGATGCTCGCCCAGTGGGTATCGTGGGCCGCTCGCGAACACTTTCGAAAAGCGCGCACGGAGCCGTTGATCACGCTGGGATCCGCGCCGGTTCATGTGCCGGAGTTCCGCGCAGTGGTGCTGGGCCAGTTGGGGGAGCCGCGCCTCGACGCGGCCATCGAGGCCGACTTGGCCGGACAACAGGCTCACGCTCGCGCGCTGGACGCGGACGCCAGGGGTGCCCTGCGCGACATCCATCGCCGCACCGGCACGGCCATCCTCTTCGAGTCGTCCGGCGGTCAGGTGGACAAGGTTGCGCACCTGCCCGAATTGCGGTTCGCGCTCGGCGAGCCCGAGATCGACACGACGACCGTCGACAACGCGGCGGCCGCCTTGGAGGCGGCCGGGTTCTTCGTCCGTAGCGTGGGGACGGACGGATACCGCATCCACCACCAAGCCACCCTGAGGAAGGTGGTCAGCGACCGCCGCGCCTCGCTGGACGAGGAGACCGAGGTCAAACCAGCCATCCGCAAGCTCGTCGAAGCGGAATTCGCGCGGGGAGCCACGCTGCCCCTCGTCCCTTTCCCCGCCACCACAATGGACATTCCGGACACGCCGCGCCTCTCGCTCGTGGTGTGCGATCCGGAGACGGAGTGGACGGTCGGCGGGATCGCGGCCGAGCGGATCGCCAAGTGGACCAGAAAGCGCGGCACGGATCGGCTCCATCCCGCTTCTCTCGTATGGTGCGTCAGAAAACCCGGACGGCAGCTGCTCGACAAGGTCGAGCTTTGGCTGGCATGGCAGCGAGTCGCCGACGAAGTGGCGCAGGGTGTCCTGGGCGCGGACTTCGACCGCACGGACCGTGCCGGGGTGAGTGCCCGGGTCAGGGATTCCGAGGGGGCCGCCAGAGACGAGGTCTGGGCGAGTTACCGCTTCGTCGTCCTGTCGGACAATAACGCGGAGACCGGCCTCAAGGTCATCGACCTGGGCGCGGGCCATTCCAGCGGGAGCCAGACTCTTTGCGGCCGCATAACGAGCGCCATGAAGGCCGAGGCGCTTCTCAACGAGTCGGTGGGGGCCGGCTACATCGACCGGCACTGGCCGCCCGCGTTCGCCGACTCCGGGGCTTGGCCGCTCAGAAGTCTGCGCCAGAGCTTCCTTGACGGTTCGCTGACGCGGCTGAGCGATCCCGAGAAGGTCCTTCGACGGCAGATCGCCGCCCTCGTGGCCGCCGGCGAGTTCGGTTTGGCGTCCAGTGCCCGGCCCGATGGAGGTTACGGACGGTTCTGGTATGCGGAGCCGATCCGGCAGGAGGAAGTCGCGTTCGATCCGGAGGTCTTTCTCCTGACCAAGAGGAAGTCCGATGCCCTGAGAACCCCTCCCGAACCGGAGCCGTCTTCTCCCGAGCCGCCGACGTCCAGCCAGGCGGGGGCTGAACCCGAGCCGGATCCGGAACCTCCGACCACCGGCGAGGAGTCGAGAGCGATCCTCCAGGTCCTCGGCACGATCCCCGCCGAAGTCTGGAATCGGCTCGGAGTCAGGATTCTGCCCAAGCTCCGGGCCTTGGACGACCTCCGTGTCGGCATTGAACTGTCGGCGACCGTCAACTCCAAGAGGGTCCAGAGTCTCGAGTCCGAACTGATTCAGGCCCTCCGGGATCTGGATCTGGGGGAGCGGGTTCGCATCGTCACGCGAGACGTCCGTTCTTTGCGCTCAACGTCCGCAGGCGATTCCTCAGGCTGA
- a CDS encoding DUF1156 domain-containing protein encodes MEELSCRTLTRLNQTFLNPWCNSSGNYLAAVEWGAKTLDSLQGELAPTGQVQPADATEHPLPDQTAGIWFTDPPYYFAVPYADLSDFFFVWLKRVLPGHPLFGSTLYESHGGLTPKEQELCEMARWDSVRYGHKDHQFYEDGMAEAFAEGRRILREDGVGSVVFAHKTTEGWEALLSGMIRGGWTVTGSWPIATEMGSRLRARDSAALATSVHLICRPRPDDAPVGDWASVLQELPVRVAAWMKRLQQEGIRGADLVFACVGPALEVFSRYRAVETAEGREVGLPEYLERVWQVVGRAALEQVLGTADAGTLEEDARLTALFLWTHQSTEVAEGAPTKEDPAAVKAAKGLSLPYDVVRRFSQPMGIELDRWTGRIIGQKKGVVRLLPVSERADELFGRDGADAAADWLERDPRADLQPALFPDWETTPTPIVRRRLGARSILDPDDTLQGPDATTLDRVHASMLLQASGHANVLRKLIAAEQERGPDFLRLANALSALYPRWSREKRLLDAMILAVPR; translated from the coding sequence TGATGGAAGAATTATCGTGCAGAACGCTGACTCGACTTAATCAGACCTTCCTTAATCCCTGGTGCAACTCTTCCGGGAACTACTTAGCCGCCGTTGAGTGGGGTGCCAAGACCCTTGACAGCCTTCAAGGGGAACTCGCTCCAACTGGCCAAGTGCAACCCGCAGACGCCACCGAACATCCGCTCCCCGACCAAACTGCGGGAATCTGGTTCACCGACCCACCCTATTACTTCGCTGTGCCGTATGCAGATCTGTCTGATTTCTTCTTTGTGTGGCTGAAGCGAGTCCTGCCCGGCCACCCTCTGTTTGGCAGTACCCTCTACGAGTCCCACGGTGGACTCACACCCAAGGAGCAGGAGCTTTGCGAGATGGCTCGTTGGGACTCTGTTCGATATGGACACAAGGATCATCAATTCTACGAAGACGGTATGGCCGAGGCGTTCGCCGAGGGGCGTCGCATACTGCGCGAGGACGGCGTGGGCTCGGTGGTCTTCGCCCACAAGACTACGGAGGGATGGGAGGCGCTGCTTTCGGGAATGATCCGCGGCGGCTGGACAGTCACCGGATCGTGGCCCATCGCCACCGAAATGGGGTCGCGCCTGCGCGCCCGGGACTCCGCCGCCTTGGCCACGAGCGTTCACCTGATTTGCCGTCCTCGCCCGGATGATGCTCCCGTCGGCGACTGGGCTTCGGTCCTTCAGGAGCTTCCTGTACGCGTGGCCGCATGGATGAAACGGCTTCAGCAGGAAGGCATCCGTGGGGCCGATCTGGTGTTCGCTTGTGTTGGGCCAGCGCTCGAGGTGTTCAGCCGCTATCGCGCCGTCGAAACCGCCGAGGGGCGCGAGGTCGGCTTACCCGAGTACTTGGAGAGAGTCTGGCAGGTCGTGGGGCGCGCCGCGCTCGAGCAGGTGCTCGGCACGGCCGACGCGGGCACGCTCGAAGAGGATGCGCGGCTCACCGCCCTGTTTCTGTGGACTCATCAGAGCACAGAAGTTGCTGAAGGGGCACCGACCAAGGAGGATCCGGCGGCCGTCAAGGCGGCGAAAGGACTCAGCCTTCCCTACGACGTGGTTCGCCGGTTCTCGCAACCCATGGGCATCGAACTCGACCGATGGACGGGTCGCATCATCGGCCAAAAGAAGGGTGTCGTGCGCCTGCTGCCCGTGTCGGAGCGGGCCGATGAGTTGTTCGGCCGGGACGGCGCGGACGCGGCGGCTGACTGGTTGGAGAGGGATCCGCGGGCGGACCTGCAACCGGCTCTTTTCCCCGATTGGGAGACGACGCCGACACCGATCGTACGCCGGCGGCTCGGGGCAAGATCGATCCTTGATCCCGACGACACGCTGCAGGGACCCGACGCGACGACGCTCGACCGCGTCCATGCGAGTATGCTCCTCCAGGCAAGCGGTCACGCGAACGTGCTCAGGAAGCTGATCGCGGCCGAACAGGAGCGGGGACCCGATTTCCTGCGACTGGCCAACGCGCTTTCTGCTCTCTACCCCCGCTGGAGCCGGGAGAAGCGCCTTCTGGATGCCATGATATTGGCCGTCCCGCGTTGA